DNA sequence from the Acetobacteroides hydrogenigenes genome:
AAAAAGAGCTTAAGAAGCAAGGCATCGTAGTTACAGCAAAGGAAGAAGGAGAGGAAACCTCTGGCGAAACTCTTGCAGCAATTGCCATGGCCATTCAGCTCTTCGAAACCGAGAAGGAAGATCTCGATTCGACCATTCTGACCATCGAGAAGACCTCTCGTACCTACTCGCCCTGGAGCTCGAAGATTTACAGCATGAGGCAGATTCCACAAAAGACAACCCAAAAACGCTAATCCATGAAAAACTTTAAATTCAAGATAAACGGGAACGACTACAACGTTCACATCTCTAACGTAGACGGCAATATCGCCGACCTTGAGGTTAACGGAACTCCTTACAAGGTTGAAATTGACCGCGAGCTTAAGCAAACCAAAACTCCTAAGCTGGTTCGTCCAGAAGCGGTTCCTTCAACCGATTCTCACCCATCGGTTGCCAAAACCGTTAGCCCAGGCGTTGCAACCTCGGGTGCCGTTAAGTCGCCACTTCCAGGCGTTATCCTTAGCCTTGCCGTTAAGGTAGGGGATACCGTTAAGGTTGGCCAACGTCTTCTCGTTCTCGAAGCCATGAAAATGGAAAACAACATCGACTCCGACAAGGAAGGTCGCATTGCAGCCATCAAGGTTAACCAAGGCGACAGCGTAATGGAAGGCGATGTTCTAGTTGTAATCGAATAGGCTCTAAACTATGGAACAAACCCAGAGTTACTTTTCGTTTCTGTCCGACCAAATAAGCCAGTTTCTGAGCTACACGGCTTTTGCAAACATTACGCTCGGACACGCCATAATGATTATCATTGGTCTAGCGTTTATCTACCTAGCCATTAAGAAAGAGTACGAACCCCTACTCCTTGTCCCAATCGGTTTCGGTATTGTTATTGGCAACATTGCCTTTACCCCCGGTTTCCAGGTTGGTATCTACGAGAGCGGTAGCGTGCTTAACTACCTATACTTTGGCGTATCGCAAGGGGTTTATCCTCCTCTTATCTTCTTAGGTATCGGGGCGATGACCGACTTCTCGGCGCTAATCTCTAACCCTAAGCTAATGCTTATTGGTGCGGCTGCCCAGCTCGGTATCTTTGGAGCCTACGCTGCAGCTCTATGGCTTGGTTTCTCGCCAGAAGAGGCTGGTGCAATTGGTATCATTGGCGGTGCCGACGGTCCTACAGCTATCTTCCT
Encoded proteins:
- a CDS encoding acetyl-CoA carboxylase biotin carboxyl carrier protein; amino-acid sequence: MKNFKFKINGNDYNVHISNVDGNIADLEVNGTPYKVEIDRELKQTKTPKLVRPEAVPSTDSHPSVAKTVSPGVATSGAVKSPLPGVILSLAVKVGDTVKVGQRLLVLEAMKMENNIDSDKEGRIAAIKVNQGDSVMEGDVLVVIE